One region of Quercus lobata isolate SW786 chromosome 2, ValleyOak3.0 Primary Assembly, whole genome shotgun sequence genomic DNA includes:
- the LOC115975362 gene encoding uncharacterized protein LOC115975362 isoform X2, protein MSKTLKKKTDNESKATNMRWTDDMDGFLLNVMLEEQNNGNRPNGIWTSHAFSNMCKKCSESFGYTVEKGNIKNRIKTLKGTFHSCYDLFKNMSGFAWNPITALFEAEDEVWEPLIEANSNAKKWKRTPIHHYEKLFDLFSKDRANGEGSISAKEKVRRWEKDREDSVNLEENIDCFGEFSMPNVDSYSPRVSPSYSCETSSKKAKKTPEMVEMLEKQMEIFQSGIDNVAASIRQGNEIAKEGLAIMMQGHEIAKEGLAIMERGRPRCYSEDEVFSELVKIGIPTEHQLDAMLFLIKDPTKMRAFFGVPTTELRRQILLKMMYPKEP, encoded by the exons ATGTCTAAGACATTGAAGAAGAAAACTGATAATGAGTCTAAAGCGACTAACATGAGATGGACTGATGACATGGATGGCTTCTTACTTAACGTCATGTTGGAGGAACAAAACAATGGAAATAGGCCCAATGGAATATGGACTTCTCATGCTTTCtcaaatatgtgtaaaaagTGTTCAGAATCGTTCGGTTATACAGTTGAGAAAGGTAATATCAAGAATCGGATCAAAACATTGAAAGGTACTTTCCATTCATGTTATGACCTTTTCAAGAACATGAGTGGATTTGCATGGAATCCTATTACTGCACTTTTTGAGGCTGAAGATGAAGTGTGGGAACCTTTAATAGAG gCAAACTCAAATgctaaaaaatggaaaagaactCCAATTCACCATTATGAGAAgctatttgatttgttttccaAGGATAGGGCAAATGGTGAAGGTTCTATAAGTGCAAAGGAGAAAGTCCGTCGATGGGAAAAGGATAGAGAGGATAGCGTAAATTTGGAAGAGAATATTGATTGCTTTGGTGAGTTTAGCATGCCAAATGTAGATTCATATTCTCCAAGGGTCTCTCCTTCCTACTCATGTGAGACATCGTCCAAGAAGGCGAAGAAAACACCTGAAATGGTTGAAATGCTTGAAAAGCAGATGGAAATTTTTCAATCCGGAATTGATAATGTAGCAGCAAGTATAAGGCAAGGAAATGAAATTGCTAAGGAGGGACTTGCTATTATGATGCAAGGACATGAGATTGCTAAAGAGGGACTTGCTATCATGGAGAGAGGACGTCCACGTTGTTACTCTGAGGATGAAGTCTTTTCTGAATTGGTGAAAATAGGAATACCGACGGAACACCAACTTGATGCTATGCTCTTCCTAATTAAGGATCCAACCAAAATGAGAGCATTTTTTGGTGTTCCAACTACTGAGTTACGTCGACAAATATTGTTGAAGATGATGTATCCTAAGGAACCTTAG
- the LOC115975362 gene encoding putative nuclease HARBI1 isoform X1 — protein sequence MGPCAFAKLCEILRGIGCLKDTRNASIEEQVAKFLYILAHNERIRTVSFFFRRSNEIISRHFHNVLRAVIYLEDQFLLQPNGAEVPQQIRNSHRFYPYFKDCVEAIDGTHIRVKVSAKDAPRYRGRKEYTTQNVLAACDFDMRFTYVLPGWEGTASDSRIIKNALSREDKLIIPRGKYYLVDAGFMLRSGLMAPYRGVRYHLKEYSARGPENVEELFNHRHSSLRNVIERTFGVLKKRFPIISGMTEPFFPVDTVTEIILACCILHNYLMGVDPDERLIAEVDQEISNDDIHNEARNNRNDSDADARRGAILRTSIATRMWNDYVSHDQ from the exons ATGGGGCCTTGTGCCTTTGCTAAGTTGTGTGAAATTCTTCGAGGAATTGGCTGTCTTAAAGACACTAGGAATGCTTCTATTGAAGAGCAAGTAGCCAAGTTTCTTTACATTTTAGCACATAATGAGAGAATCCGTAcggtttcctttttctttcgtCGTTCTAATGAGATCATAAGCCGTCATTTTCACAATGTGTTGAGAGCAGTCATCTACTTAGAAGATCAGTTCCTTCTACAACCTAATGGAGCAGAAGTTCCCCAACAGATACGAAATAGTCATAGATTTTACCCATACTTTAAG GATTGTGTAGAGGCTATTGATGGGACACATATTCGTGTAAAAGTGTCAGCAAAAGATGCGCCTAGATATCGAGGGAGGAAAGAGTACACAACTCAAAATGTATTGGCAGCATGTGATTTTGACATGAGGTTTACTTACGTTTTACCGGGATGGGAAGGGACTGCCTCTGACTCGAGGATAATTAAAAACGCTTTAAGTAGGGAAGACAAACTTATAATCCCTAGAG gAAAATATTATCTAGTAGATGCGGGCTTTATGCTGAGAAGTGGACTTATGGCGCCATATAGGGGTGTACGTTATCATTTAAAAGAGTATTCAGCACGTGGCCCAGAAAATGTTGAGGAACTATTTAATCATCGACATTCCTCTTTGCGCAATGTCATTGAAAGGACATTTGGTGTGTTGAAGAAACGATTTCCTATTATATCTGGAATGACAGAACCTTTTTTTCCAGTTGATACAGTTACTGAGATTATCTTGGCTTGTTGTATATTGCACAACTATCTTATGGGAGTTGATCCGGATGAAAGGTTGATTGCAGAAGTTGATCAGGAGATTTCGAATGATGACATACATAATGAAGCTAGAAACAATAGAAATGATAGTGATGCAGATGCTAGAAGAGGAGCAATATTACGAACTAGTATAGCAACTAGAATGTGGAATGACTATGTATCGCATGATCAATAA